In Miscanthus floridulus cultivar M001 unplaced genomic scaffold, ASM1932011v1 fs_698_1, whole genome shotgun sequence, a genomic segment contains:
- the LOC136532726 gene encoding uncharacterized protein, translating to MAAAATRARGGPRRPFAPVVVAPPPLPSQAENRLAHEDAPSSFARREPRRFGACAGKVAGPAVLGAGGKASKKCGPGSSPAKKTPVAAKRTPGPATRRSARPRAAGTVAAYDAPRARASGAAEERDNEVRAKLSYPCSEVDQERRGSGVMRVVAMEDAMAGLPEPGEGRVTYLVDTFERLLSLGGGGGGGGPMARNRDAARRRKDEGTSTATATASLPATPRGAEEIDVSYPSVASSSEVSFPVIPGVACILDASDRTSRISRARGQRRHRPYNTLFAHHRAPDRRIGPGVAAGR from the exons ATGGCGGCTGCGGCGACGAGAGCCAGAGGAGGACCGCGGCGGCCGTTCGCACCCGTCgtggtggcgccgccgccgctgccgtcgcaGGCGGAGAATCGGCTGGCGCACGAGGACGCGCCGTCATCGTTCGCCCGGCGGGAGCCGAGGAGGTTCGGGGCGTGCGCCGGAAAGGTCGCGGGGCCCGCGGTTcttggcgccggcggcaaggcgTCCAAGAAGTGCGGCCCTGGGTCGTCCCCGGCCAAGAAGACGCCGGTGGCGGCGAAGAGGACGCCGGGGCCGGCGACCAGGAGGAG TGCTCGACCCCGGGCGGCGGGCACGGTGGCGGCGTACGACGCGCCGCGCGCGCGGGCGTCGGGCGCCGCCGAGGAGCGCGACAACGAGGTGCGGGCCAAGCTCTCCTACCCCTGCAGCGAGGTGGACCAAGAACGGCGGGGCAGCGGGGTGATGAGGGTCGTGGCGATGGAGGATGCCATGGCGGGCCTCCCGGAGCCCGGCGAGGGCCGCGTCACGTACCTGGTGGACACGTTCGAGCGGCTCCTCTCgctgggcggcggcggaggcggaggcggccccATGGCGCGGAACAGAGAcgcggcgaggaggaggaaggaCGAGGGAACCTCGACCGCGACAGCGACGGCATCATTGCCAGCAACGCCGCGGGGTGCCGAGGAGATCGACGTGTCGTACCCCTCCGTTGCGTCGTCGTCCGAGGTCTCCTTCCCGGTCATCCCCGGTGTCGCCTGcatccttgacgcctccgaccgcACCAG CAGGATCAGCCGTGCACGAGGCCAACGGCGGCACAGGCCATACAAC ACACTGTTTGCACATCACAGAGCACCGGATCGTCGGATAGGGCCTGGAGTTGCAGCAGGAAGGTGA